TGCCTCAATCATTAAGAGAACATTTTAGACAAAAGAAAGCAAAGTTATTAGACATGAATAATTTTGTTTCAGCTGCTATTACAGTACCATTTATCGAACGGGACAATGAACTACATCTTGTATTTCAAATTCGATCACAACATGTTTCTCAGCCAGGGGAAATTTGTTTTCCTGGGGGAAAAGTAGAAGAGGGTGATACCTCTCTCAAGGAAACCGCTGTGAGAGAGTTAACCGAAGAATTAGGAATAGAAGAAAATAATGTGAGTATAATGGGGGAACTTGACTATATCGTCACACCTTTTAAATTAATCGTTTATCCTTTTTCAGGTATTATCTCTTCAGAAGCAACCTTCCAAGTGAGTAAAAAAGAGGTGGAAGATATTATTATAGCACCTGTAAGTGAATTACTAGTATTACCACGAGAAGAACATTATATAAGATTAAGTTTAAAGCCTGATAACAGCTTTCCTTATCATCTTATTCCAGAAGGAGAAAATTACAAATGGCGCACAGGTTACGTTACAGAACACTTTTATAACTATAATGGCCATATCATTTGGGGGTTGACTGCGAGAATTTTAACACATGTACTTGACGAGATAAAAGAAGCTAATACGTAACTAACTATATCCTAAACGGTAGCAATCAACTAAATTATTTACTGACTCAAAAAAGCATTTCGTACAATGGATTAAAAACTATGAAAACGAGTCTATCCTTTATGAAGGATAAACTCGTGGTAGGATCTATCTATTTATTAAGCTAGTCCTCTTCCTTCAAGAGCAACTGTTGCGTTTTAACTGCTACACCATGTAGGGAAACCGATAAGACTAACAATCCACCTACAGCTGCTAACAGCCAACCTTGTGACATTACTGCTTGTTTGGGCAAAACAGTACCGATCATCAAAAAACCAGAAAGGGCAATTAATATAAAAGCAAAGCGACGGTAATCGTCAACTTTATCTTTCAATTGCTTTATTTGACTGTCTGTCATGCTATTCACCTCAATCAACTTCAAGATTGTTTTAAACTAGATTAAGTATAACATGACAAAACAGTCGCTTACTCTTGTAATTTTTCCCTCTATTATTTTACGCCTTTACTTCTGGGAACACCGTAATTCTTCCAGCATTAGCATAACCATTTTGGCTGAATGGACTGACGCTT
The DNA window shown above is from Salipaludibacillus agaradhaerens and carries:
- a CDS encoding NUDIX hydrolase, yielding MELMPQSLREHFRQKKAKLLDMNNFVSAAITVPFIERDNELHLVFQIRSQHVSQPGEICFPGGKVEEGDTSLKETAVRELTEELGIEENNVSIMGELDYIVTPFKLIVYPFSGIISSEATFQVSKKEVEDIIIAPVSELLVLPREEHYIRLSLKPDNSFPYHLIPEGENYKWRTGYVTEHFYNYNGHIIWGLTARILTHVLDEIKEANT
- a CDS encoding YrhC family protein, which translates into the protein MTDSQIKQLKDKVDDYRRFAFILIALSGFLMIGTVLPKQAVMSQGWLLAAVGGLLVLSVSLHGVAVKTQQLLLKEED